In Gracilimonas sp., a single window of DNA contains:
- a CDS encoding TonB-dependent receptor: protein MKYLILSILFLAGAFSSGNAFAEDSYLLSGTVTDSETGEPISFAYVHIEELNRTSVADANGRYQIKNVPAGNFTLSIHRIGYRTQTKEIAIKEADEVVNIQLSPTVLGSQSVEVVGQGEDLKGSNLEHASKKVFGSDLRRNLGNTLSQTLSNLAGFDERKMGSAPGRPVIRGLGDERVLILQDGVRSGDVSAQSADHAVTIDPISAQEVEIARGPQALAYGANAIGGVINVVRNQIETSLPARTTGNFTLNGESVSKGGSAALDATIPYKNFALSLNLNGRTAHDISTPLGGIDNTYYNSTNNAAGISWIRDWGYIGGAFSTYFNNYGIPPDPQGHPNGVDIEMEKFQYDIKSEIVLRSDFLKVIEGDFSIKNYTHREIESSGALGTQFGLVTTNADLKAKHNSLGILDKGSFGFWGEIEDYAIIGAGTPDANSYKFGAYIIEEADFGGLHLEGGLRFDWVLNKPDEEEPDSRIGNIRERTFPALSSSVAVIYSINRRISLGTSLLHSFRAPSLEELYSEGPHLASYSYEIGNPELDPERGLAKELFVRYQSDRANAEVAIFHNGFSNYLYAQDTGRPNNRRPDLNDYQFVGAEAVLYGAELSGELQLFRNFVLDASASYTLAERDVPQAEQDTTGYNSDTRPLPQIPPLKGKVSFKYTKDGLELGTRVRMAAEQNRTGEFETPTDSYTLLDAFAQYRMEGGKLLHTFSLNVNNILNQEYYNHLSRIKDLRPEPGINVSLLYRVYF from the coding sequence TTGAAATACTTAATCCTTTCCATACTGTTTTTGGCAGGAGCGTTCTCTTCGGGGAATGCTTTTGCCGAAGATAGTTATTTATTATCAGGAACTGTTACGGACTCCGAAACCGGAGAACCGATATCCTTTGCATATGTACATATTGAGGAACTGAATCGTACCTCGGTAGCAGATGCAAACGGCCGTTATCAGATAAAGAATGTGCCTGCCGGAAATTTCACCCTTTCCATTCATCGAATCGGATATCGCACTCAAACCAAAGAAATTGCCATTAAAGAAGCGGATGAAGTTGTTAATATCCAGCTGAGCCCCACGGTACTTGGTTCCCAATCAGTGGAAGTGGTAGGCCAGGGAGAAGACCTAAAAGGATCTAACCTTGAGCACGCTTCCAAAAAAGTATTCGGTTCCGATTTACGCAGAAATTTAGGTAACACCCTTTCACAAACCCTTTCCAACCTTGCCGGTTTTGATGAACGAAAGATGGGAAGCGCACCGGGAAGGCCTGTGATTCGGGGATTGGGTGATGAGCGTGTACTTATTTTACAAGACGGCGTTCGTTCCGGGGATGTCTCTGCCCAGTCTGCTGATCATGCAGTCACTATTGATCCTATTTCAGCTCAGGAAGTGGAAATTGCCCGGGGTCCCCAGGCACTGGCATATGGGGCAAACGCCATTGGAGGGGTAATTAATGTAGTCCGTAATCAAATTGAAACCAGCCTACCTGCCCGTACCACCGGTAATTTTACGCTGAATGGAGAATCTGTAAGCAAAGGCGGTTCAGCCGCTTTGGATGCAACCATACCCTATAAGAATTTTGCCTTAAGCCTCAACTTAAATGGCAGAACAGCTCATGATATATCTACCCCGCTGGGTGGAATTGATAACACTTATTACAATTCAACCAACAATGCGGCAGGAATAAGCTGGATTCGGGACTGGGGATATATAGGCGGCGCGTTCAGTACCTATTTCAATAATTATGGAATTCCACCGGATCCACAGGGCCACCCCAATGGAGTGGACATTGAAATGGAGAAATTTCAATATGACATAAAATCAGAAATTGTACTCCGAAGCGATTTCCTCAAGGTAATTGAGGGAGATTTTTCTATAAAGAACTATACGCACCGTGAAATAGAATCGAGCGGAGCCCTTGGTACTCAATTCGGGCTGGTTACCACTAATGCCGACCTCAAAGCCAAGCATAACTCGCTGGGTATCCTGGATAAAGGGTCCTTTGGTTTTTGGGGTGAAATTGAAGATTATGCTATAATTGGAGCCGGGACACCGGATGCTAACAGCTATAAATTTGGCGCATACATTATTGAAGAAGCCGACTTCGGCGGCTTGCATTTAGAAGGCGGACTCCGGTTTGATTGGGTGCTTAACAAACCTGATGAAGAAGAACCGGATTCACGAATCGGAAACATAAGAGAACGCACCTTTCCGGCCCTGTCCAGTTCGGTTGCAGTCATTTATTCCATAAACCGAAGGATTTCGTTAGGAACAAGCCTTTTGCATTCTTTCCGCGCACCGTCTCTTGAAGAACTGTATTCCGAAGGCCCACACCTGGCTTCTTATTCTTATGAAATTGGAAACCCTGAACTTGATCCTGAACGCGGATTAGCTAAAGAACTTTTTGTACGATACCAGTCAGACAGAGCCAATGCGGAAGTAGCTATTTTCCATAATGGATTCAGTAATTACCTATATGCACAGGATACCGGTAGGCCAAATAACCGCCGGCCGGACCTTAACGACTATCAGTTTGTAGGGGCTGAAGCTGTATTATACGGAGCTGAACTTTCCGGAGAATTGCAACTGTTCAGGAACTTCGTACTGGATGCATCCGCCAGCTATACTTTAGCTGAACGCGATGTTCCCCAAGCAGAGCAAGATACCACAGGTTACAACAGTGATACCCGGCCTTTACCTCAAATTCCTCCACTCAAGGGCAAAGTCTCCTTTAAATATACCAAAGACGGACTGGAGCTCGGCACGAGAGTACGAATGGCCGCTGAACAAAATCGAACCGGCGAATTTGAAACTCCCACCGACAGTTATACGCTCTTAGATGCTTTTGCACAATACCGGATGGAAGGCGGAAAACTGTTGCATACCTTCTCTTTGAACGTGAACAATATTCTGAATCAAGAATATTACAACCATCTTTCCCGCATTAAAGATTTACGCCCGGAGCCGGGAATTAATGTAAGTTTACTCTATCGAGTCTATTTTTAG
- the ppdK gene encoding pyruvate, phosphate dikinase: protein MGLPDKFVYKFGKLTTDGNRGMKPILGGKGANLAEMSTIGIPVPPGFTISTEACKQTIDNQMEWPEKLFDQVVEGVKHIESEMGLKLGDEKNPLLISVRSGAAVSMPGMMDTILNLGINDNVVEAIIRKTNNERFAYDSYRRFIDMFGNVVMGVGHDHFEEAIENLKKEVGVELDVELTAAHLRELTDRYKAIYRKVTGHMFPDDPMEQLRFAVNAVFNSWNSARAIKYRQISNIHGLIGTAVNVQAMVFGNMGESSGTGVCFTRNPSTGESKLYGEFLTNAQGEDVVAGIRTPSHIDELEQKSPDIYKELLSYTRQLEAHYKNMQDIEFTIQDENLYILQTRNGKRTGTAAVKIAVDLVLEGVLSQKDAIRDLVDPEHIEQLLHPQFKEDALGENKVIGTGLPASPGAAVGKVVFDSKLAEDSEDPVILVRIETSPEDVGGMSSAEGILTSRGGMTSHAAVVARGWGKPCVAGCSDIVINYKTKSFTNGKITVKEGDWISLNGSTGDVILGQKELTEPEFGDEYRTFMDWVGTVEEMKVRTNAETPEDAQLARSYGAKGIGLARTEHMFFKPGRVNFMRRMIIANSKKERIEALNNLLPFQKQDFIEIFEAMEGLPVTIRLLDPPLHEFLPQEKEEIAKVADELGVSFEILMNKVNQLKEFNPMLGHRGCRLGITYPEITEMQTRAIIEAAIELVKAGKKVFPEIMIPLVGSIEEFRHQREVVDRVAKEILSKVDENVDYLVGTMIEIPRAAILADQIAEEADFFSFGTNDLTQLTYGFSRDDAVKFLPIYIAKGMLKQDPFQVLDEEGVGQFVQAGTRLGRMTNPDLKVGICGEHGGDPSSINFAYETGLNYVSCSPFRVPVAHLASAQAVLRKKNIEEKPDEELVRPFDH, encoded by the coding sequence ATGGGTCTTCCAGACAAATTCGTTTATAAATTCGGCAAATTAACTACTGACGGAAACAGGGGTATGAAGCCTATTTTAGGTGGAAAGGGAGCTAATCTTGCAGAAATGAGCACCATTGGGATACCGGTACCTCCGGGGTTTACCATTTCAACTGAAGCCTGTAAACAGACTATTGACAATCAAATGGAATGGCCTGAGAAGCTTTTTGATCAGGTTGTGGAAGGGGTGAAACATATTGAATCAGAAATGGGATTGAAGCTTGGTGATGAAAAAAATCCGCTTCTAATTTCTGTTCGTTCCGGGGCTGCGGTTTCTATGCCGGGCATGATGGATACGATTTTGAACTTGGGTATCAATGATAACGTGGTGGAAGCCATTATCAGGAAAACAAACAACGAACGCTTTGCATACGACAGTTATCGGCGCTTTATAGATATGTTTGGTAATGTAGTAATGGGCGTGGGTCATGACCATTTTGAAGAAGCTATTGAAAATCTGAAAAAAGAAGTAGGGGTAGAACTGGATGTGGAACTGACGGCAGCACATCTTCGGGAACTCACTGATCGATATAAGGCTATCTATCGAAAAGTAACAGGCCACATGTTTCCGGATGATCCCATGGAGCAGCTGAGATTTGCAGTTAATGCTGTATTTAATTCCTGGAACAGTGCCCGGGCTATCAAATATCGGCAAATAAGCAATATTCACGGGTTGATTGGGACTGCGGTGAATGTTCAGGCTATGGTGTTTGGGAACATGGGGGAAAGCAGCGGAACCGGTGTTTGCTTTACGCGAAATCCGTCCACCGGAGAGTCCAAATTGTATGGTGAGTTTTTGACTAATGCTCAGGGAGAAGATGTTGTAGCTGGAATTCGAACCCCCAGCCATATTGATGAACTGGAGCAAAAAAGCCCTGATATCTATAAAGAACTGTTAAGTTATACGCGTCAGTTGGAAGCACATTACAAGAATATGCAGGATATCGAGTTTACTATACAGGATGAAAATCTATACATCCTTCAAACACGAAATGGTAAGCGTACGGGAACTGCTGCTGTTAAAATTGCCGTAGATTTAGTGCTTGAAGGCGTGCTTTCCCAGAAAGATGCTATCCGCGACCTTGTAGATCCCGAACATATCGAACAGCTGCTGCACCCTCAGTTTAAGGAAGATGCTTTAGGAGAGAATAAAGTAATAGGCACAGGATTGCCGGCATCACCGGGAGCAGCTGTCGGTAAAGTTGTATTTGATTCAAAATTAGCTGAAGACTCAGAAGATCCGGTAATCTTGGTTCGAATTGAAACCAGTCCGGAAGATGTGGGCGGAATGTCTTCGGCTGAAGGTATTCTGACTTCACGCGGAGGGATGACAAGTCATGCCGCAGTAGTAGCCCGCGGATGGGGAAAACCTTGTGTAGCCGGGTGCAGCGATATTGTGATTAACTATAAAACCAAATCTTTTACCAATGGTAAGATAACGGTGAAAGAAGGAGACTGGATTTCATTAAATGGCAGTACCGGAGATGTAATTCTGGGACAAAAAGAACTCACTGAACCGGAATTCGGGGACGAGTACCGTACTTTCATGGATTGGGTTGGAACCGTGGAAGAAATGAAAGTCAGAACGAATGCTGAAACTCCTGAGGACGCGCAACTTGCTCGTTCTTACGGCGCCAAGGGCATAGGGTTGGCTCGCACCGAGCATATGTTCTTTAAGCCCGGACGGGTCAATTTTATGCGCAGAATGATTATTGCCAATTCAAAGAAAGAACGTATAGAAGCCCTTAATAACCTGCTTCCGTTTCAAAAACAGGATTTCATTGAAATTTTCGAAGCTATGGAAGGCCTTCCGGTCACTATTCGGTTACTGGATCCTCCGCTTCATGAATTCCTTCCTCAGGAAAAGGAAGAAATAGCGAAAGTTGCTGACGAGTTGGGAGTCAGTTTTGAAATTCTTATGAACAAGGTGAATCAACTGAAAGAGTTTAACCCGATGCTTGGGCACAGAGGATGTCGCTTAGGCATTACGTATCCTGAAATTACAGAGATGCAGACCCGGGCTATTATCGAAGCTGCTATAGAACTTGTTAAAGCAGGGAAAAAAGTATTCCCTGAAATCATGATCCCACTGGTGGGCAGTATTGAAGAATTCAGACATCAGCGGGAAGTAGTAGATCGAGTGGCTAAGGAAATTCTGTCAAAAGTCGATGAGAATGTAGATTACCTGGTTGGCACCATGATTGAAATTCCTCGCGCGGCTATATTGGCAGATCAAATAGCAGAAGAAGCTGACTTCTTTTCTTTTGGAACCAATGACCTGACTCAACTTACCTATGGATTTAGCCGTGATGATGCTGTCAAATTTTTACCAATTTACATTGCGAAGGGAATGTTGAAACAAGATCCGTTCCAGGTGCTGGATGAAGAAGGCGTAGGTCAATTTGTGCAAGCCGGAACACGGTTAGGACGAATGACCAATCCTGACCTGAAAGTTGGTATTTGTGGAGAACACGGTGGTGATCCAAGCAGCATCAATTTTGCCTACGAAACCGGGTTGAATTATGTGTCTTGTTCCCCATTCAGAGTACCGGTTGCTCATCTGGCTTCAGCCCAGGCCGTGCTCCGTAAAAAAAATATCGAAGAGAAACCGGATGAAGAACTGGTAAGACCCTTCGATCATTAA
- a CDS encoding DUF4168 domain-containing protein gives MLKYILSITIALTMLACSSDQEAQEPGQNTDDQQAQQQFEPNQPAPEIEVSDEELEQFTEVSMVAQEIQMGSQQEMLAIVEEEGLDVETYNVIAEARFNDQSDEELDVSSDDLEKFDAASEQIELIQQDVEDKMAEAVEAEGMEMDRFMEINMALQRDQELQQRVQQMMMEKMQEETQGQ, from the coding sequence ATGCTTAAATATATTTTATCAATAACGATTGCACTTACCATGTTGGCTTGTAGTTCTGATCAGGAAGCTCAGGAACCGGGACAAAATACGGATGACCAACAGGCTCAGCAACAATTTGAGCCCAATCAACCGGCTCCGGAAATTGAAGTTTCCGATGAAGAATTAGAGCAGTTCACGGAAGTATCTATGGTAGCCCAGGAAATTCAAATGGGGTCTCAGCAAGAGATGCTTGCCATTGTTGAGGAAGAAGGATTGGATGTAGAAACTTATAATGTTATCGCCGAAGCCCGGTTTAATGATCAATCTGATGAAGAACTGGATGTAAGCTCCGATGATCTTGAAAAATTTGATGCGGCATCCGAACAAATTGAGCTTATACAACAAGATGTAGAAGACAAAATGGCCGAAGCGGTCGAAGCCGAAGGCATGGAAATGGATCGTTTTATGGAAATCAATATGGCGCTGCAACGAGATCAGGAACTGCAGCAACGCGTACAGCAAATGATGATGGAAAAAATGCAGGAAGAAACTCAGGGACAATAA
- a CDS encoding ribonuclease H-like domain-containing protein encodes MFFIFDVETVPDFEFIRRVLADQDSDEELLLEKASEELARNASGFLPPMYHRMVSWVGLWIENTGGPKQKVAWSGEDEKEGLKQVFDAIGTYKDFGLIHHNGKGFDIPVLTYRAMKHGLQMPLRMHDYDIRYRYSRHNIDLVDEFSNYGASSWPKLKHLGQLIGIPFKQTGEGNEVLAMFRRGELDLIEHYCYEDVMATYIVWLYHQFTAGHIPEDQFNNLKDRAMSKLEEIQAGPPK; translated from the coding sequence ATGTTTTTCATTTTTGATGTAGAGACTGTTCCGGATTTTGAATTTATTCGTCGCGTATTGGCCGATCAGGATTCCGATGAAGAATTACTGCTGGAAAAAGCAAGCGAGGAACTTGCCAGAAATGCGTCCGGCTTCCTTCCTCCCATGTATCATCGTATGGTCTCCTGGGTAGGATTGTGGATCGAAAATACAGGCGGCCCCAAGCAGAAAGTGGCCTGGAGTGGAGAAGATGAAAAGGAAGGCCTTAAGCAGGTTTTTGATGCTATTGGCACTTATAAGGATTTTGGACTGATCCACCACAATGGCAAAGGTTTTGATATCCCCGTACTTACTTATCGAGCTATGAAACACGGACTTCAAATGCCGCTGCGCATGCACGATTATGACATACGCTACCGCTATAGCCGCCATAATATTGATCTGGTGGATGAATTCAGTAATTATGGCGCAAGTTCATGGCCCAAGCTAAAGCATTTAGGCCAGCTTATCGGTATTCCATTCAAGCAAACCGGGGAAGGAAATGAAGTATTAGCCATGTTCCGGCGTGGCGAGCTCGACCTTATTGAACATTATTGCTACGAAGATGTAATGGCCACCTACATTGTGTGGCTTTACCATCAATTTACTGCCGGACATATTCCTGAGGATCAATTTAATAACCTGAAAGACCGGGCTATGAGTAAGTTGGAAGAGATACAGGCCGGGCCGCCGAAATAA
- a CDS encoding asparaginase, giving the protein MKKILLIQTGGTIAMNAKGAGVELDPEAWSKILYEEIPELNEIAKINTIPLFFEDSSDLNASHWIQLADCIEQEYENFDGFVILHGTDTMAYSASALSFGLNNLDKPVIFTGSQLPMSSIRSDARRNLVNAIELATMPFKEVGICFNDALYRGNRATKMSIGDFDAFGSPNFSPLADIGIQIETRVSAEFGSGDFKNAAKFSDEVFVLTAHPNLNPELLEGLNLKKIRAVIIRAFGSGNFCIKGKNSLLPFLDKCRDHDVTVAIVSQADFDSVDLTQYTAGRAALKHGAISGNDMTLEAALTKLMFLLAHYDSKTDIEELFQQSIVGEL; this is encoded by the coding sequence ATGAAAAAAATATTATTGATACAAACCGGCGGAACCATAGCCATGAACGCCAAAGGAGCCGGGGTTGAACTTGATCCCGAGGCCTGGTCCAAAATTCTTTATGAAGAGATTCCTGAGCTGAATGAGATCGCAAAAATCAACACTATTCCTTTGTTTTTCGAAGACAGTTCAGATCTGAATGCATCCCACTGGATTCAACTTGCCGATTGCATTGAACAGGAATATGAAAATTTTGACGGGTTTGTGATATTGCACGGAACCGATACCATGGCTTATTCCGCTTCAGCTCTCAGTTTTGGATTAAATAATTTGGACAAGCCGGTAATATTTACCGGGAGTCAATTACCAATGAGCAGTATCCGCAGTGATGCCCGGCGTAATTTGGTGAATGCTATTGAACTGGCAACCATGCCTTTCAAAGAAGTGGGCATTTGTTTCAACGATGCATTGTATCGCGGAAATCGTGCTACAAAAATGAGCATAGGAGATTTTGATGCTTTCGGGTCGCCCAACTTCTCTCCATTGGCTGATATCGGTATTCAGATTGAAACGCGTGTTTCAGCAGAGTTCGGATCAGGGGATTTTAAAAATGCAGCAAAGTTTTCGGATGAAGTTTTTGTACTTACTGCCCATCCCAATTTAAATCCCGAATTGCTGGAAGGTTTGAATCTGAAAAAAATCCGCGCTGTTATCATTCGTGCTTTTGGAAGCGGAAACTTCTGTATTAAAGGGAAAAACAGTCTGCTTCCCTTTTTGGATAAATGTCGTGACCATGATGTAACCGTTGCTATTGTTTCACAAGCTGATTTCGACTCTGTTGACCTGACCCAGTACACAGCCGGACGTGCCGCTCTCAAACACGGCGCCATCAGCGGCAACGATATGACGCTGGAAGCTGCTCTTACAAAGCTCATGTTTTTATTGGCACATTACGATTCCAAAACCGATATTGAGGAGTTGTTCCAACAGTCCATTGTCGGGGAACTGTAA